From Micromonospora sp. NBC_01699, a single genomic window includes:
- a CDS encoding DJ-1/PfpI family protein: MLVFDGVDDLDVAGPYGTWSMARRAGAAVSVRLVSEGAVSTVTTAGGLRLAPVQRWSPGTADVVFVPGGGFTSAQHPGVAVELATGRIPTALRSAVRPGLVLASVCTGALLLAAAGVLSGRPCTTHHRAIAALTEAGGEPVDARVVDDGDVVTAGGVTAGLDLALWLVERFHGAEVAATVARGLEYERQGQVWQSPAPISGGGA; this comes from the coding sequence ATGTTGGTCTTCGACGGTGTGGACGACCTGGATGTGGCCGGGCCGTACGGGACCTGGTCGATGGCACGGCGGGCAGGAGCAGCCGTCTCGGTGCGACTGGTCTCGGAGGGTGCGGTGTCAACGGTGACGACAGCCGGCGGCCTGCGCCTCGCGCCCGTGCAGCGGTGGTCACCGGGGACGGCGGATGTGGTGTTCGTGCCCGGCGGCGGTTTCACATCGGCCCAGCATCCTGGGGTTGCCGTGGAGTTGGCCACCGGCCGGATCCCGACGGCGTTGCGGTCGGCCGTACGCCCGGGTCTGGTCCTCGCTTCGGTCTGCACGGGCGCGCTCCTGCTGGCGGCGGCGGGCGTGCTCTCCGGGCGACCATGCACGACCCATCACCGGGCGATCGCAGCGCTGACCGAGGCCGGGGGTGAACCGGTGGACGCACGCGTGGTCGACGACGGCGACGTGGTCACGGCCGGAGGTGTCACGGCCGGCCTGGACCTGGCATTGTGGCTGGTGGAGCGCTTCCACGGCGCCGAGGTCGCCGCCACGGTCGCCCGTGGGCTGGAGTATGAACGGCAGGGCCAGGTATGGCAGTCACCGGCTCCGATCTCCGGAGGTGGTGCGTGA
- a CDS encoding ABC transporter substrate-binding protein: MRRARLIRVMCAAGLSLALVACGGSDKAAGPASGGATPVTIKDCAGNNVTFAAVPQRVVVLDGYAAQSMVRLGLGNRIVGVGFTKPFSVEQGPIRSELSRLPVLTADSVPPTELVAAKRPDLVLTAFSAFGGAPGSPKDADLATMNALGLAACMPRAASPTEAAEPLTTLAPTYDYLLNIGKVFRVEDRAEQLVADLKEREQAVVATAGTGTKPRVLILPDNPVAGQPVPTSGPATIANALVIGAGGENVFADASGMHSQVSPEKVAERDPQVILVVTDYSFAKAKGEALVDQVRANPLLANTTAVRTRRVLSTSQYVAAFPSPLNVDALKQIAAAMHVGGS, encoded by the coding sequence ATGCGGCGGGCGCGTCTGATCAGGGTGATGTGCGCTGCGGGGCTGTCGCTGGCTCTGGTTGCCTGCGGCGGTTCGGACAAGGCGGCCGGACCCGCGTCGGGCGGTGCCACTCCGGTCACGATCAAGGATTGCGCGGGCAACAACGTGACCTTTGCGGCGGTGCCGCAGAGGGTGGTTGTCCTCGATGGTTACGCCGCGCAGTCGATGGTCCGGCTGGGTCTGGGCAACCGCATCGTTGGCGTGGGGTTCACGAAGCCGTTCTCGGTGGAGCAGGGACCGATCCGGTCCGAGTTGTCACGGCTGCCGGTTCTGACGGCTGACAGTGTGCCGCCGACCGAGCTTGTCGCGGCGAAACGACCCGACCTGGTGCTGACCGCATTCTCCGCGTTCGGTGGCGCGCCGGGTAGCCCGAAGGACGCTGACCTGGCAACGATGAACGCCCTGGGGCTGGCCGCCTGCATGCCGCGCGCGGCATCCCCCACCGAGGCGGCGGAGCCACTGACCACCCTGGCCCCGACGTACGACTATCTACTGAACATCGGCAAGGTGTTCCGGGTGGAAGACCGCGCCGAGCAACTCGTCGCCGACCTCAAAGAACGGGAGCAGGCGGTGGTCGCCACGGCCGGCACCGGAACGAAGCCGCGGGTGCTGATCCTGCCCGACAACCCGGTGGCCGGACAGCCGGTGCCGACCTCCGGCCCGGCGACCATAGCCAACGCCCTGGTCATCGGGGCGGGCGGGGAGAACGTCTTCGCCGACGCCAGCGGTATGCACAGCCAGGTGTCACCCGAGAAGGTCGCGGAACGCGACCCGCAGGTGATCCTGGTGGTCACCGACTACAGCTTCGCCAAGGCCAAGGGCGAAGCGCTCGTCGACCAGGTCCGCGCCAACCCGCTGCTGGCGAACACCACCGCAGTGCGCACCCGCCGAGTGCTGTCCACTTCGCAGTACGTCGCGGCGTTCCCCAGCCCGCTCAACGTTGACGCGCTCAAGCAGATCGCGGCTGCGATGCACGTAGGCGGGTCGTGA
- a CDS encoding FecCD family ABC transporter permease: protein MPYPVVLGVLCTAVVVSVVTATGIGPVRVPSGDVARILLHHLSGGGDTTSTADLIVWRLRLPRVLLGAVVGAGLALAGAVVQSVVRNPVADPYLLGLSSGASVGAVLVITTGISVLGAVTLPAAAFAGAAGAMAVVLLLARHRGRLLPLRLILVGVACGHLLSGVTSFMLTRAETSSAQQQIIFWLLGALSGAHWGLLGVPAIIVTGACLLLLYRARRLNVLVLGDEASAALGVNASRLRLELLLVTTLLVGTVVAVSGGIGFVGLIVAHLARMLVGADHRRMLPVTVALGALFLVWADVAARMLIAPTELPIGILTAFLGVPFFLLVMHARGLAAEGSS from the coding sequence GTGCCGTACCCGGTAGTACTGGGCGTCCTGTGCACGGCCGTGGTGGTCTCGGTGGTAACGGCAACCGGGATCGGACCGGTCCGCGTCCCGTCCGGCGACGTGGCCCGGATCCTGCTCCACCATCTCTCCGGCGGCGGCGACACCACATCCACGGCCGATCTGATCGTGTGGCGGCTGCGGCTTCCCCGAGTGCTGCTGGGCGCTGTGGTCGGGGCAGGGCTGGCGCTGGCCGGCGCGGTGGTCCAGAGCGTGGTTCGTAACCCGGTCGCCGACCCGTACCTGCTGGGGTTGTCGTCGGGTGCCTCGGTCGGAGCGGTCCTGGTGATCACCACCGGCATCAGCGTGCTCGGTGCGGTGACGCTTCCAGCTGCGGCCTTTGCGGGCGCGGCCGGGGCGATGGCCGTGGTCCTGCTGCTGGCCCGCCATCGGGGTCGTCTGCTGCCCTTGCGGCTGATCCTGGTCGGGGTGGCGTGCGGGCATCTGCTCAGCGGCGTCACCTCGTTCATGCTGACCCGCGCGGAAACGTCGTCGGCCCAGCAACAGATCATTTTCTGGCTGCTCGGAGCGCTGTCGGGTGCGCACTGGGGGCTGCTCGGGGTGCCGGCAATCATCGTGACGGGGGCTTGCCTGCTGCTGTTGTACCGGGCCAGGCGGCTCAACGTGCTGGTGCTGGGCGACGAGGCCTCGGCGGCGCTGGGCGTGAACGCCAGCCGGCTGCGCCTCGAGCTGTTGCTGGTGACGACCCTGCTGGTCGGTACGGTGGTGGCGGTGTCCGGCGGGATCGGGTTCGTCGGTCTCATCGTGGCACATCTGGCCCGGATGCTCGTCGGCGCGGACCATCGGCGGATGCTGCCGGTAACTGTCGCCCTCGGTGCCTTGTTCCTGGTGTGGGCCGATGTCGCGGCCCGCATGCTGATCGCGCCGACGGAGTTGCCGATCGGCATTCTCACCGCGTTCCTCGGGGTGCCGTTCTTCCTGCTCGTCATGCACGCCCGAGGTTTGGCTGCGGAAGGTTCGTCGTGA
- a CDS encoding ABC transporter ATP-binding protein, translating into MTLNVESVSVALGGTVVLDKVSLAVPEGRFVALLGPNGSGKSTLLRTVYRARRPDSGRVLVDGTDIWTESATWSARHTGVLTQEQHSGFEFTVSETVTMGRTPHLRGLDRLSTTDHDAVNRAIEATGLAEFAGRRVGELSGGERQRVLLARALAQQPRMLVLDEPTNHLDIRHQLEILELVRGLGVTVVAALHGLDLAARYADAVVVLHGGRVVAAGPPSTVLAPDILHDVFGVAAVVDTAHDGSPRIELRPMCVCPQRACLWSCTRRTIDAR; encoded by the coding sequence GTGACGCTGAACGTGGAGTCCGTGTCCGTCGCCCTCGGCGGGACGGTCGTGCTCGACAAGGTTTCCTTGGCCGTGCCGGAGGGCCGGTTCGTGGCCCTGCTCGGTCCGAACGGCAGCGGCAAGTCCACCCTGCTCCGGACGGTCTACCGGGCCCGGCGGCCCGACTCCGGGCGGGTACTGGTCGACGGCACAGACATCTGGACCGAGTCGGCGACGTGGTCGGCCCGGCACACGGGGGTACTCACCCAGGAGCAGCATTCGGGATTCGAGTTCACCGTCTCGGAAACCGTCACAATGGGCCGAACTCCGCACTTACGGGGATTGGACCGTCTGTCGACGACGGACCATGACGCGGTGAACCGGGCAATCGAGGCGACCGGGCTGGCCGAGTTCGCCGGACGGCGAGTGGGTGAGCTCTCCGGTGGGGAACGGCAGCGTGTCCTGCTCGCCCGCGCGCTCGCCCAACAACCCCGGATGCTCGTTCTCGACGAGCCAACCAACCACCTCGATATCCGCCACCAACTGGAGATCCTCGAACTGGTCCGCGGACTCGGCGTCACCGTCGTCGCCGCCCTGCACGGCCTGGACCTCGCCGCCCGGTACGCCGACGCGGTGGTGGTCCTGCATGGTGGTCGTGTCGTCGCGGCCGGACCTCCATCGACCGTGCTGGCTCCCGACATACTGCACGACGTGTTCGGGGTGGCCGCCGTGGTCGACACGGCGCACGACGGCTCGCCACGGATCGAGCTGCGCCCGATGTGCGTCTGCCCACAGCGGGCCTGCCTGTGGAGTTGCACGCGAAGGACGATCGATGCCCGGTGA
- a CDS encoding GlxA family transcriptional regulator — MPGDPHVIAVLAIEGVVGFDLAIPCQVFGSTRLADGGYPYEIRVCGVQSTVSASASGTNYYKIQAPYGLEAAADADTVVVPGLAVPRRAPDTVLEVLRAAAQRGARTVSICTGAFVLAQAGLLDGRRATTHWAAAAELGRRHPGVDVDAAALFTADGLVFTSAGVAAGLDLCLHLVRRDHGAAVAARTARVVVMAPSREGGQAQFIDHTPAGTEGSLAPTLAWLTENAADALTVTDIARHARVSVRTLTRRFREQTGTTPLGWLHHQRLHLARRLLETTDLSVTAVAEHSGHGSVTALRAHFQRDLQTSPASYRRSFGSAPVASLEGIDPRLRATRRSDSHLNPSRDPEWNLPNMLEQ; from the coding sequence ATGCCCGGTGATCCCCACGTCATCGCCGTACTCGCCATCGAGGGCGTCGTCGGTTTCGACCTGGCGATCCCGTGTCAGGTCTTCGGCAGTACCCGGCTGGCCGACGGCGGCTACCCGTACGAGATCCGGGTGTGCGGTGTTCAGTCGACTGTGAGCGCCAGCGCGTCGGGCACCAACTACTACAAGATCCAGGCGCCGTACGGACTCGAAGCCGCCGCCGACGCCGACACGGTCGTGGTGCCCGGCCTGGCAGTTCCTCGCCGGGCTCCGGACACCGTGCTGGAGGTGTTGCGCGCTGCGGCCCAACGCGGGGCACGTACGGTTTCGATCTGCACAGGTGCCTTCGTCCTCGCCCAAGCGGGACTGCTCGACGGCCGCCGCGCCACCACCCACTGGGCCGCCGCGGCCGAACTGGGCCGCCGGCACCCCGGCGTCGACGTCGACGCGGCGGCCCTGTTCACCGCCGACGGCCTGGTGTTCACCTCAGCAGGCGTCGCCGCGGGCCTCGACCTGTGCCTACACCTCGTGCGTCGCGATCACGGTGCGGCTGTCGCCGCGCGGACTGCCCGTGTGGTGGTCATGGCCCCGAGCCGGGAAGGCGGTCAGGCACAGTTCATCGACCACACGCCCGCCGGCACCGAGGGCTCACTCGCCCCGACCCTGGCCTGGCTCACCGAAAACGCGGCCGACGCCCTCACCGTGACCGACATCGCCCGCCATGCCCGGGTCAGCGTACGCACGCTCACCCGGCGCTTCCGGGAGCAGACCGGCACCACACCGCTCGGTTGGCTACACCACCAACGGCTGCACCTGGCCCGCCGGCTCCTGGAGACCACCGATCTGTCAGTGACGGCGGTCGCCGAACACAGCGGCCACGGCTCGGTGACGGCGTTGCGGGCCCATTTCCAGCGAGACCTCCAGACGAGCCCGGCCAGTTACCGCCGTAGCTTCGGTAGCGCTCCGGTGGCCTCCCTCGAAGGCATTGATCCTCGGCTTCGTGCGACACGTCGCTCAGACAGCCACCTCAACCCTTCGCGGGACCCCGAATGGAACCTGCCGAACATGTTGGAGCAATAG
- a CDS encoding DJ-1/PfpI family protein, translating into MGTLIGGQAAGATPRGTKGPLRVRIVMFDGVEEQDFIAPQEVFSLAGWYSSREIDTGYTVLGRPRVITAAFGTRVTVDRGWRPEEADLIIVPGGGRPGEPGIWAEINNGALPKALAEARRPGLIISSLCTGAIILAAAGLVTGRPCTTHTVAKRELAARGGVVKNARVVDDGDLVTAAGITSGLDLALHLIARELNADVAVQVEEALEYQARGTVWTR; encoded by the coding sequence GTGGGCACGCTGATCGGTGGGCAGGCGGCCGGGGCAACGCCGCGCGGTACGAAGGGCCCTTTGCGGGTACGTATCGTCATGTTCGACGGTGTCGAGGAGCAGGACTTCATCGCGCCGCAGGAGGTGTTCTCGCTGGCCGGGTGGTACAGCAGCAGGGAGATCGACACCGGCTACACGGTGCTCGGCAGACCTCGTGTCATCACCGCCGCGTTCGGCACTCGCGTGACGGTCGATCGCGGCTGGCGGCCCGAGGAAGCGGACCTGATCATCGTGCCCGGTGGTGGTCGTCCCGGAGAGCCCGGTATCTGGGCGGAGATCAACAACGGGGCGCTCCCGAAGGCGCTCGCCGAAGCCCGCCGTCCGGGGCTCATCATCTCCTCACTCTGCACCGGCGCGATCATCCTTGCCGCGGCCGGCCTGGTTACGGGCCGCCCCTGCACCACCCACACCGTCGCGAAGAGGGAGCTGGCCGCGCGCGGCGGCGTCGTCAAGAACGCGCGCGTCGTCGACGACGGCGACCTGGTCACCGCAGCCGGCATCACATCCGGCCTGGATCTGGCGCTGCACCTGATCGCGCGCGAGCTGAACGCGGACGTCGCGGTCCAAGTCGAGGAGGCCCTCGAATACCAGGCGCGCGGCACAGTCTGGACCCGGTGA
- a CDS encoding enolase C-terminal domain-like protein, which yields MPYRLLAGRGHVGRYRVPVRTSGIDRVIVSRSDWRVWITRPGRDILARMEVRVRRVTLRLRTVFRSSRVAYDSTDTCVATVVHGGIVGRGEGTPAWAHGETVEEVLAAVEAQGEWILGSDLSDPETVLDRIADWEAPVGARMALDGAVHDWLGRSAGVPTWQLFGLPRTLTEPTGYTIGIGSLEETLTAVQNAPEVGAFKMKVRGPEDLDRLVKVRAVTDRAIRIDPNEAWDFETARDLTPRLRGLDIQLIEQPFPTASVDAYRRYRELPNRLPVFLDEGCTDLASVHAARELADGVVVKLAKSGGVQATRRVMETARQLGLSVMLSCNCESELALSQAALLAPLADRIDIDSQFLLRDPPFRGLGLNRGRIVLGDAPGLGVVSTEDGGSIPGTDFSSEAGSRR from the coding sequence TTGCCGTACCGATTGCTCGCTGGTCGCGGGCACGTCGGCCGGTACCGCGTCCCGGTCCGGACCTCGGGCATCGATCGCGTGATAGTGAGCAGGTCGGATTGGCGGGTATGGATTACTCGTCCGGGTCGTGACATCCTTGCCCGCATGGAGGTACGCGTTCGTCGTGTGACTTTGCGTCTGCGCACGGTGTTTCGGAGTTCGCGTGTCGCCTATGACTCGACGGACACCTGTGTCGCGACCGTCGTTCACGGTGGCATCGTCGGCCGGGGTGAGGGGACCCCGGCGTGGGCACACGGCGAAACCGTCGAGGAGGTCCTCGCGGCGGTCGAGGCGCAGGGCGAGTGGATCCTCGGTTCCGACCTGTCCGATCCCGAGACTGTTCTCGACCGGATCGCGGATTGGGAGGCGCCGGTCGGTGCCCGGATGGCCCTCGACGGGGCCGTGCACGACTGGCTCGGCCGGTCAGCCGGGGTGCCGACCTGGCAGCTGTTCGGCCTACCTCGCACTCTCACTGAGCCGACGGGGTACACGATCGGGATCGGCAGCCTGGAGGAAACCCTCACGGCGGTCCAGAACGCTCCCGAGGTGGGCGCGTTCAAGATGAAGGTACGCGGGCCTGAGGACCTCGATCGCTTGGTGAAGGTCCGGGCAGTAACCGACCGTGCGATCCGCATCGACCCTAACGAGGCGTGGGACTTCGAAACGGCCAGGGATCTGACCCCACGGTTGCGTGGCCTTGACATCCAGCTCATCGAGCAGCCCTTCCCCACCGCGTCCGTTGACGCCTATCGCCGCTACCGGGAGCTACCGAACCGGCTGCCGGTCTTCCTGGACGAGGGCTGCACCGACCTGGCGAGCGTCCACGCCGCGCGTGAGCTTGCCGACGGCGTGGTGGTCAAGCTGGCCAAGTCCGGCGGTGTCCAGGCGACCCGCCGGGTGATGGAGACCGCCCGGCAGCTCGGCCTGTCGGTGATGCTCAGCTGTAACTGTGAGTCGGAATTGGCGCTCAGCCAGGCGGCCCTGCTGGCACCGCTCGCCGATCGGATCGACATCGACAGCCAGTTCCTCCTACGCGATCCGCCCTTTCGCGGGCTCGGCCTCAACCGGGGACGGATCGTCCTCGGAGACGCGCCCGGTCTGGGAGTCGTGTCCACCGAGGACGGCGGTTCGATCCCGGGCACGGACTTCAGCTCGGAGGCGGGATCCCGACGCTGA
- a CDS encoding MFS transporter gives MVTPASPRTAAWARGLAFLRGRDITGAQFAVLVGGFLVNVGSFSVYPYVAVLLRERMGVGMAQVGVVLGLATLVQFASAPATAAVAERVGLQRSLVAALVLYGLGGGAFLAGGENPVLTIAGLFLISGGGSLYSPAYRSYLLHGVSNEQRPRLVSAGNAAGSLGIAVGPVVGAVLIQRPGEMFAVVTAVYASLAIGHVFLRREQRTEDAPPVEPFRRMLHGLAVLPFVVTALTFYLHMQFFQYLSSYAQGRVTTLLFGVAMMGYSLGLAIVQPMVAQRVERMSYPAAIGIGFGCLAAGMVAFAGANGFTVVVGVASISVGSAVLFLKNDLEALARSRRSATVVFGQQRLAVGVGSFLSGVVGGAVYGLFERGGYLPGFWLVVAAQCLLFPVVVLAVRRLHGSTPAATLS, from the coding sequence ATGGTCACGCCTGCCTCGCCCCGGACTGCCGCGTGGGCCCGCGGGCTGGCGTTCCTGCGTGGTCGCGATATCACCGGCGCCCAGTTCGCGGTGCTGGTGGGCGGCTTTCTGGTCAACGTCGGCTCGTTCTCGGTCTATCCGTACGTCGCGGTGCTGCTGCGTGAGCGGATGGGTGTGGGGATGGCCCAGGTCGGGGTGGTGCTGGGGTTGGCGACCCTGGTGCAGTTCGCGAGTGCTCCAGCCACGGCGGCGGTCGCCGAGCGGGTGGGATTGCAGCGGTCCCTGGTCGCCGCCCTGGTGCTGTACGGCCTCGGCGGTGGCGCCTTCCTCGCGGGTGGGGAGAACCCGGTGCTCACCATCGCCGGCCTGTTCCTCATCTCCGGCGGAGGGTCGCTGTACTCCCCCGCGTACCGCAGCTACCTCCTGCACGGCGTGAGCAATGAGCAGCGGCCCCGGCTGGTGTCGGCGGGTAACGCCGCCGGTAGCCTCGGTATCGCGGTCGGGCCGGTGGTCGGTGCGGTGCTCATCCAGCGCCCGGGTGAAATGTTCGCCGTCGTCACAGCGGTCTACGCCAGCCTGGCGATCGGTCATGTCTTCCTCCGTCGAGAGCAACGAACCGAGGACGCCCCACCAGTAGAGCCGTTCCGGCGGATGTTGCACGGTCTGGCGGTGTTGCCCTTCGTCGTCACCGCGCTGACCTTCTACCTGCACATGCAGTTCTTTCAGTACCTTTCCAGCTATGCCCAGGGGCGGGTGACGACGCTGCTCTTCGGCGTGGCCATGATGGGCTACTCCCTCGGCCTGGCGATCGTCCAACCCATGGTGGCGCAGCGGGTGGAGAGGATGAGCTATCCGGCGGCGATAGGGATCGGTTTCGGCTGCCTGGCGGCTGGAATGGTCGCCTTCGCCGGTGCCAACGGGTTCACGGTCGTGGTCGGAGTCGCGTCGATCAGCGTCGGCAGCGCCGTACTGTTTCTCAAGAACGACCTCGAAGCGCTCGCGAGGTCGAGGCGGTCAGCGACCGTCGTCTTCGGTCAGCAGCGGCTGGCCGTCGGCGTCGGTTCCTTCCTCAGCGGCGTGGTCGGCGGCGCCGTGTACGGGTTGTTCGAGCGTGGTGGGTACCTGCCGGGGTTCTGGCTGGTCGTGGCTGCCCAGTGCCTCCTGTTCCCGGTTGTCGTGCTGGCGGTGAGGCGGCTGCACGGCAGTACCCCTGCTGCGACGCTCTCGTAG
- a CDS encoding cysteine synthase family protein has product MPFTGTSTTTPLLHPHATDAIKAPSFIQLSENMVLARFETLKVYAALGAVRSLLAAGTVRPGDTLVDSSSGIYALALAMVCHRYGLRCHIVASTTVTPTIRSQLEILGATVDQMPPEKDLRLDQHRRVARVQELLRSNPGMHWMRQYHDPVHCLGYRELAELVRAALPDRPLAVVASVGTGASSAGLILPIREHDPLTRLIGVQPFGSVSFGSEGFQDPEAIIAGIGSAIPFDNVRHELYDQVHWVTFRYAMAGTVELMRAHAVFAGLSTGAAYLAARWEAQHHPERVHLLVGADTGHRYVDKVFARHREALDAGTLEPVQIAALDDLTPPWSTMPWARRGYPPNSGQEPPTLTAPIVSSAGSHPGPADR; this is encoded by the coding sequence ATGCCGTTCACGGGTACATCGACGACCACGCCCCTGCTGCACCCCCATGCCACCGACGCGATCAAGGCGCCGAGCTTCATCCAACTGTCGGAGAACATGGTCCTCGCCCGCTTCGAGACCCTGAAGGTCTACGCCGCCCTGGGAGCAGTACGGTCACTCCTGGCAGCGGGGACCGTACGTCCCGGTGACACGCTCGTCGACAGCTCCAGTGGCATCTACGCCCTCGCCCTGGCGATGGTCTGCCACCGCTACGGGCTGCGTTGCCACATCGTGGCCTCGACCACGGTGACCCCGACCATCCGGTCGCAACTGGAGATCCTCGGCGCCACCGTGGACCAGATGCCTCCCGAGAAGGACCTACGGCTCGATCAGCACCGACGGGTGGCCCGGGTCCAGGAACTCCTGCGAAGCAACCCCGGCATGCACTGGATGCGTCAGTACCACGACCCGGTGCACTGCCTGGGGTACAGGGAACTGGCCGAACTGGTGCGCGCCGCCCTACCCGACCGGCCGCTGGCCGTCGTCGCCAGCGTCGGCACGGGCGCGTCGAGCGCGGGTCTGATCCTGCCGATCCGGGAACACGACCCCTTGACCCGGCTGATCGGTGTGCAACCGTTCGGCAGCGTGAGCTTCGGCAGCGAGGGCTTCCAGGACCCGGAGGCCATCATCGCCGGCATCGGCAGCGCCATCCCCTTCGACAACGTCCGCCACGAACTCTACGACCAGGTGCACTGGGTGACCTTCCGGTACGCCATGGCCGGCACGGTGGAGCTGATGCGCGCGCACGCGGTCTTCGCCGGGCTCTCCACCGGCGCGGCGTACCTCGCCGCCCGCTGGGAGGCCCAGCATCACCCGGAACGGGTGCACCTTCTGGTCGGAGCCGACACCGGACACCGTTACGTCGACAAGGTCTTCGCCCGCCATCGTGAGGCCCTGGACGCGGGCACGCTCGAACCAGTCCAGATCGCTGCCCTCGACGACCTGACCCCACCCTGGTCGACCATGCCCTGGGCACGGCGCGGGTACCCACCCAACTCCGGCCAGGAACCTCCGACCTTGACCGCGCCGATCGTCAGCTCTGCGGGTTCCCACCCGGGACCGGCCGACCGATGA
- a CDS encoding class I SAM-dependent methyltransferase has protein sequence MEWYEDDTFWMDFAGALFAPKRRREAQNWVATSPLLDLPAGSRVLDLGCGPGTYAVPLAERGALVTGVDLSVAMLDRARETTGQAGLTVRLVRADMREFVEPSSYDLVISMYTSFGYFADPAQNQLVLRNAWRSLVPGGRLLMDLFSKEIFARWAGTPKVVEVHDGGRLFMRDTILDDWTRFRSDWTLVRGDTARHGFFEQFVYSAAEIRTMLTAAGFTGIRCYGGFAEEPYDNHAKRLVVQAARPLHQAEESQP, from the coding sequence GTGGAGTGGTATGAGGACGACACGTTCTGGATGGACTTCGCAGGGGCGCTGTTCGCCCCGAAACGCCGACGCGAGGCGCAAAATTGGGTGGCGACATCCCCGCTACTGGACCTGCCGGCCGGCAGCCGGGTGCTCGACCTGGGCTGTGGTCCGGGCACGTACGCCGTTCCTCTCGCCGAGCGCGGCGCCCTGGTCACCGGGGTGGATCTCAGTGTGGCGATGCTGGATCGCGCCCGCGAGACGACCGGGCAGGCCGGCCTGACGGTGCGCCTGGTCCGCGCCGACATGCGGGAGTTCGTCGAGCCTTCCTCCTACGACCTGGTCATCAGCATGTACACCTCCTTCGGCTACTTCGCCGACCCGGCGCAGAACCAACTCGTGCTGCGCAACGCCTGGCGGAGCCTGGTGCCGGGCGGCCGGCTGCTGATGGACCTGTTCAGCAAGGAGATTTTCGCCCGGTGGGCCGGCACACCGAAGGTGGTCGAGGTGCACGACGGTGGCCGGCTGTTCATGCGGGACACCATCCTGGACGACTGGACCCGGTTCCGCAGCGACTGGACCCTGGTACGGGGCGACACCGCCCGGCACGGGTTCTTCGAACAGTTCGTCTACAGCGCCGCCGAGATCCGCACCATGCTGACCGCCGCCGGGTTCACCGGGATCCGCTGCTATGGAGGCTTCGCCGAGGAACCGTACGACAACCACGCGAAGCGGCTGGTCGTCCAGGCGGCCCGCCCACTTCACCAGGCAGAGGAGAGCCAACCGTGA